In Engraulis encrasicolus isolate BLACKSEA-1 chromosome 24, IST_EnEncr_1.0, whole genome shotgun sequence, a single genomic region encodes these proteins:
- the smc2 gene encoding structural maintenance of chromosomes protein 2, with amino-acid sequence MHVKSIILEGFKSYAERTEINGFDPLFNAITGLNGSGKSNILDSICFLLGITNLAQVRATNLQDLVYKNGLAGITKATVSITFDNSDKKQSPLGFETHDEITITRQVVIGGRNKYLINGVNANNTRVQDLFCSVGLNVNNPHFLIMQGRITKVLNMKPPEILSMIEEAAGTRMYECKKISAQKTIEKKEAKLKEIQTILDEEITPAMQKLKEERSSYLEYQKLMREIEHLSRLYVAWQFVVAEQTKVKSAAALQSMQEAIGKLRESMAENEAKLKALSLEIQELEKRKDKETGGALKALETTLAEVQRVDAKAQSALDMKKQNLKDETKKRKELVKNMEEDKKMLSSKEKEVAKASASLSAVQEEGQKDSEALEAAQQHFRAVSAGLSTNEDGEEATLQGQMMACKNDMSKADTEAKQAQMRLKHAEQELKSKQAQVKKMDSGYKKDQEAFQAVTKCKDKLQAEMDKLNYEDGREEGLVERRRQLANQTTRLRETYETLMGQFPNLRFEYTDPERGWDRRKVKGLVANLFTVKDVSTATALEVVAGGRLYNVVVDNEVTGKKLLEKGELKRRYTIIPLNKIAARTLNDNVVRSAKELVGADNVHTALSLVGSESEVQKAMEYVFGTTLVCDTLDNAKKVAFDKRVSTKTVTLGGDVFDPQGTLTGGARPQMASVLSKLAEVKDVQDELSTKEAELRELDKEMASLRGTADRYRQLKQQLELKSEEAQILENKLQQSSFHQQQEELDALQKTIEESEATMQKTKEVQKKAEEKFKVLENKMKNKEAEREKELKDAQKKLNDAKSKADAYHKKLKERQQEVDTVSLELEDLKREQTGYQQQIEAVDEVMKGIQEQIDAMAETVSTNKEAVKRAQEELRVQKEVLMEQEREIKGKSGEAEHLHTLNNDAQLKIKESEHNISKHKKESTDSDAKVAWMLREHEWISSERHLFGQANSAYDFKANNPQEAGQRLRKLEETKEKLERNVNRRAMNMLSEAEERYNDLKKKKRIVENDKAKILETIKELDEKKNQALNVAWQKVNKDFGSIFSTLLPGADARLAPPEGCGVLDGLEFKVALGNTWKENLTELSGGQRSLVALSLILAMLLFKPAPIYILDEVDAALDLSHTQNIGQMLRTHFTHSQFIVVSLKDGMFTNANVLFKTKFVDGVSTVTRTAQAQEGKGHRGQQDKAKQLKEKRRQIMAT; translated from the exons GTGGTGATCGGAGGGAGAAACAAGTACCTCATCAACGGGGTGAACGCCAACAACACCCGCGTCCAGGATCTGTTTTGCTCCGTTGGTCTCAACGTCAACAACCCACACTTCCTCATCATGCAG GGGAGAATCACCAAAGTGTTGAACATGAAGCCACCAGAG attctGTCCATGATTGAGGAGGCTGCTGGGACACGCATGTACGAGTGCAAAAAGATCAGCGCTCAGAagaccattgaaaagaaagaggCCAAACTCAAGGAGATCCAGACG ATTTTGGATGAAGAGATTACTCCAGCGATGCAGAAGCTGAAAGAG GAAAGGTCGTCCTACCTGGAGTACCAGAAGCTGATGCGTGAGATTGAGCACCTGAGCCGGCTGTACGTGGCTTGGCAGTTTGTGGTGGCGGAGCAGACCAAGGTGAAGTCTGCGGCGGCGCTGCAGAGCATGCAGGAGGCCATCGGCAAGCTGAGAGAGAGCATGGCCGAGAACGAGGCCAAGCTCAAGGCCCTCTCGCTGGAGATCCAGGAGCTcgagaagagaaaagacaag GAGACGGGTGGCGCCCTGAAAGCGCTGGAGACGACTTTGGCGGAGGTGCAACGTGTGGATGCCAAGGCCCAGAGCGCCCTGGACATGAAGAAGCAGAACCTCAAGGACGAGACCAAGAAGAGGAAGGAGCTTGTCAAGAACATGGAGGAG GATAAGAAGATGCTGTCCTCTAAGGAGAAGGAGGTGGCCAAGGCGTCGGCGAGTCTGAGCGCGGTGCAGGAGGAAGGCCAGAAGGATTCTGAGGCCCTGGAGGCGGCTCAGCAGCACTTCCGCGCCGTCTCGGCCGGCCTCTCCACCAACGAGGACGGAGAGGAGGCCACGCTGCAGGGCCAGATGATGGCCTGCAAGAACGACATGAGCAAGGCAGACACCGAGGCCAAACAG GCCCAGATGCGTCTGAAGCACGCTGAGCAGGAGCTGAAGAGTAAGCAGGCCCAGGTGAAGAAGATGGACAGCGGCTACAAGAAGGACCAAGAGGCCTTCCAGGCCGTCACCAAGTGCAAGGACAAGCTGCAGGCCGAGATGGACAAGCTCAACTACGAAG ATGGGCGAGAGGAGGGTCTGGTGGAGCGCAGGAGGCAGCTGGCCAATCAGACCACTCGGCTGAGGGAGACCTATGAGACCCTCATGGGCCAGTTCCCAAACCTGCGCTTCGAGTACAC GGATCCAGAGCGTGGCTGGGACCGGCGTAAGGTGAAGGGGCTGGTGGCAAACCTGTTCACAGTGAAGGACGTGTCCACTGCCACTGCCCTGGAGGTGGTGGCTGGAGGCCGGCTCTACAATGTGGTGGTAGACAACGAG GTGACTGGCAAGAAGCTCCTGGAGAAGGGCGAACTGAAGCGCCGCTACACCATCATCCCCCTTAACAAGATAGCAGCCAGGACCCTCAATGACAACGTGGTCAGGAGTGCCAAGGAACTG GTGGGTGCTGATAATGTGCACACTGCGTTGTCCCTGGTGGGCTCTGAGAGTGAGGTGCAGAAGGCCATGGAGTACGTCTTTGGTACCACGCTGGTATGTGACACCCTGGACAACGCCAAGAAGGTGGCCTTCGACAAGCGGGTCAGCACCAAGACTGTCACGCTGGGAGGAGATGTGTTTGACCCGCAGGGAACGCTGAccggag GTGCTCGTCCCCAGATGGCGTCCGTGCTGTCTAAGCTGGCGGAGGTGAAGGACGTGCAGGATGAGCTGAGCACCAAGGAGGCCGAGCTGAGGGAGCTGGACAAGGAGATGGCCAGCCTTAGAGGCACCgcagacag gtaCCGTCAGCTGAAGCAGCAGCTGGAGTTGAAAAGTGAGGAGGCCCAGATCCTGGAAAACAAACTACAGCAGAGCTCCTTTCACCAGCAGCAGGAAGAGCTGGATGCCCTGCAGAAGAccatcg AGGAGAGTGAGGCCACCATGCAGAAGACCAAGGAGGTGCAGAAGAAGGCGGAGGAGAAGTTCAAGGTCCTGGAGAACAAGATGAAGAACAAGGAGGCCGAGAGGGAGAAGGAGCTCAAGGACGCCCAGAAGAAACTCAACGACGCCAAGAGCAAGGCAGACGCCTACCACAAGAAGTTGAAGGAGAGACAGCAG gaggTGGACACAGTGAGTCTGGAGCTGGAGGATCTGAAGCGTGAACAGACAGGCTACCAGCAGCAGATCGAGGCTGTGGACGAGGTCATGAAGGGCATCCAGGAACAGATTGATGCTATGGCAGAGACCGTCTCAACCAACAAG gaggCGGTGAAGAGGGCTCAGGAGGAGTTGCGTGTCCAGAAGGAGGTGCTGATGGAGCAGGAGCGGGAGATCAAGGGCAAGAGCGGAGAGGCCGAGCACCTGCACACCCTCAACAACGATGCCCAGCTCAAGATCAAGGAGTCGGAACACAACATCAGCAAGCACAAGAAGGAGAGCACAGACTCGGACGCCAAG GTGGCGTGGATGTTGCGTGAGCACGAGTGGATCTCATCCGAGCGGCACCTGTTTGGCCAGGCCAACTCTGCGTACGACTTCAAGGCCAACAACCCCCAGGAGGCCGGCCAGAGACTCAGGAAGCTGGAGGAGACCAAGGAGAAGCTGGAGAGGAACGTCAACCGCAGAGCCATGAACATGCTGAGCGAagcagaggagagg TATAATGACCTGAAGAAAAAGAAGCGTATTGTGGAGAACGACAAGGCCAAGATCCTGGAGACCATCAAGGAGCTGGACGAGAAGAAGAACCAGGCTCTCAACGTGGCCTGGCAGAAG GTGAATAAGGACTTTGGTTCCATTTTCTCCACACTGCTGCCGGGAGCTGATGCTCGTCTGGCGCCCCCCGAAGGCTGCGGAGTGCTGGACGGCCTGGAGTTCAAGGTGGCCCTTGGCAACACTTGGAAGGAGAACCTGACCGAGCTCAGTGGGGGTCAAAG GTCTCTGGTGGCTCTGTCCCTGATCCTGGCCATGCTGCTGTTTAAGCCGGCCCCCATCTACATCCTGGACGAGGTGGACGCAGCCCTCGACCTCTCTCACACCCAGAACATTGGACAGATGCTGCGCACTcacttcacacactcacag TTCATTGTGGTGTCCCTGAAGGATGGCATGTTCACCAATGCCAACGTCCTTTTCAAGACTAAATTTGTGGATGGTGTTTCCACGGTGACGCGCACAGCCCAAGCCCAGGAGGGCAAAGGTCACAGGGGTCAGCAGGACAAGGCCAAGCAGCTCAAGGAGAAGCGGCGCCAGATCATGGCCACCTGA